The proteins below come from a single Brevundimonas sp. LM2 genomic window:
- the dprA gene encoding DNA-processing protein DprA produces MSLPETERLARLRLARADRVGPVSFRQLLDRFGSAVRALEALPDLVRKGGGHGYALPDPDRIDAELAAGDRAGARLLVLGDPDFSPPLTALDPPPPLLWTRGDVTLLSREAVAVVGARIASAGGQRIARGLAQQLGQAGYVVVSGLARGIDAAAHAGSMPTGTVAVLGGGVDDVYPADNAALYDQIVDRGCVVSESPMGARAQARDFPRRNRIISGLSRGVIVVEAELRSGSLITARLAGEQGRDVFAVPGSPLDPRSKGPNELLRQGAILCEGLDDVRRAFETLRTLREPAADSPFTGADDDVDPIFLDRVAGLLSPTPTPRDEIARALDAPIGRVAAALLELSLAGRATLLPGGSAST; encoded by the coding sequence TCGTTCCGACAGCTGCTGGACCGGTTCGGTTCGGCCGTCCGCGCCCTGGAGGCCCTGCCCGACCTAGTCCGCAAGGGGGGCGGCCACGGCTACGCCCTGCCCGATCCGGACCGGATCGACGCTGAGTTGGCCGCAGGAGACCGCGCCGGCGCGCGCCTGCTGGTGCTGGGCGACCCGGACTTTTCACCCCCGCTGACCGCCCTGGACCCGCCCCCGCCCCTGCTGTGGACGCGCGGCGACGTCACCCTGCTGTCGCGCGAGGCCGTGGCCGTGGTCGGGGCCCGGATCGCCTCCGCCGGGGGGCAGCGCATCGCCCGCGGCCTGGCCCAGCAGCTGGGCCAGGCGGGCTACGTCGTGGTCTCGGGCCTCGCGCGCGGCATCGATGCGGCGGCCCATGCCGGATCGATGCCGACCGGCACCGTCGCCGTGCTGGGCGGCGGCGTGGACGACGTCTATCCGGCCGACAACGCCGCCCTCTACGACCAGATCGTCGACCGGGGCTGCGTCGTCTCCGAAAGCCCCATGGGGGCCCGGGCCCAGGCGCGCGACTTTCCCCGCCGCAACCGCATCATCTCCGGCCTGTCGCGCGGGGTCATCGTGGTCGAGGCCGAGCTGCGGTCCGGCTCCCTGATCACCGCCCGGCTGGCGGGCGAACAGGGCCGCGACGTCTTCGCCGTGCCCGGCTCGCCGCTGGACCCGCGGTCGAAAGGCCCCAACGAACTGCTGCGTCAGGGGGCCATCCTGTGCGAGGGCCTCGACGACGTCCGCCGCGCCTTCGAGACCCTGCGCACCCTGCGCGAACCGGCGGCCGACAGCCCCTTCACCGGGGCGGACGACGACGTCGACCCCATCTTCCTCGACCGCGTCGCGGGCCTGCTGTCGCCGACCCCGACCCCGCGCGACGAGATCGCCCGCGCCCTGGACGCGCCGATCGGCCGGGTCGCCGCCGCCCTGCTGGAGCTCAGCCTGGCAGGCCGCGCCACCCTGCTGCCCGGGGGCTCGGCCTCGACCTAG
- the topA gene encoding type I DNA topoisomerase, with protein MNLVIVESPAKAKTINKYLGSGFEVLASYGHIRDLPSKDGSVKPDEDFAMEWEVDARASTRMTEIAAAAKRADRVILATDPDREGEAISWHVLEVLNKKKAIKDTPVERVTFNAITKSAVLEAMANPRQIDMELVEAYLARRALDYLVGFTLSPVLWRKLPGARSAGRVQSVALRIVVDRELEIERFKPQEYWSIEADLAADSPPFTTRLVKHAGKRVQRLDIKDEATAHAARDAIQAGDFTIRSIEKKPVRRFPSPPFTTSTLQQEASRKLGFDAQRTMRAAQKLYEGVDETGGLITYMRTDGVQTTPEGIAQAREVIGETFGPAFVPAEARYYKTKAKNAQEAHEAIRPTNITRRPDSLRLESDLQRLYELIWKRMVASQMEAARLDRTTVEVETPDGQTGLRATGQVVTFDGFLAVYEEGRDEKQKGAESEEDDDSTRLPTLKEGARAKVEAIRTDQHFTEPPPRFSEATLVKKLEELGIGRPSTYASILTTLRDREYVRMDKNRFIPEDNGRLVTAFLEQFFGQWVQYDFTAALENQLDEVSAGDMDWKALLREFWSKLKPATAAVLERQGVIDELDTAIGPFLFPDKADGSDARLCPLCKSGRLHLKASFKMKSSFIGCSNYPECRYTRGFGAGENAGDEAGGDRDLGIDEATGLPVSLKIGRFGPYVETAVPGEEKPKRSSLPKGWSPATLTLEQAVRLLALPRPVGDHPEDGKPITAGLGRYGPFILHAGTYANVADIDEVFDIGLNRAVVLLAEKRAGKLAGRGAAVAPLKDLGAHPESGEPVHVMAGRFGPYVKSGKINATLPKGSAPEDMTMEIAVPLLAARALVAPKAKKAPAKKAAPAKKASAAKAPAAKKPAAKKPAAKKAAKA; from the coding sequence ATGAACCTCGTCATCGTCGAGAGCCCCGCCAAGGCCAAGACCATCAACAAATACCTCGGCTCCGGCTTCGAGGTGCTCGCCTCCTACGGGCATATCCGCGACCTTCCGTCGAAGGACGGCTCGGTCAAGCCGGACGAGGATTTCGCCATGGAGTGGGAGGTCGACGCCCGCGCCTCGACCCGCATGACCGAGATCGCCGCCGCCGCCAAACGCGCCGACCGCGTCATCCTGGCCACCGACCCCGACCGCGAGGGGGAGGCCATCAGCTGGCACGTGCTGGAGGTCCTGAACAAGAAGAAGGCCATCAAGGACACGCCCGTAGAGCGCGTGACCTTCAACGCCATCACCAAGTCGGCCGTGCTGGAGGCCATGGCCAATCCGCGCCAGATCGACATGGAGCTGGTCGAGGCCTATCTGGCCCGCCGCGCACTCGACTATCTGGTCGGCTTCACCCTGTCGCCCGTGCTGTGGCGCAAGCTGCCCGGAGCCCGCTCGGCCGGCCGGGTGCAGTCGGTGGCCCTGCGCATCGTCGTCGACCGCGAACTGGAGATCGAACGCTTCAAGCCCCAGGAATACTGGTCGATCGAGGCCGACCTGGCCGCCGACAGCCCGCCCTTCACCACCCGACTGGTCAAGCACGCCGGCAAGCGCGTCCAGCGGCTGGACATCAAGGACGAAGCCACCGCCCACGCCGCCCGCGACGCCATCCAGGCCGGCGACTTCACCATCCGCTCGATCGAGAAGAAGCCGGTCCGACGCTTCCCCTCGCCGCCCTTCACCACCTCCACGCTTCAGCAGGAGGCGTCGCGCAAGCTCGGCTTCGACGCCCAGCGCACCATGCGCGCGGCCCAGAAACTGTACGAGGGCGTCGACGAGACCGGCGGTCTGATCACCTATATGCGGACCGACGGCGTCCAGACCACGCCCGAGGGCATCGCCCAGGCGCGCGAGGTCATCGGCGAGACCTTCGGCCCGGCCTTCGTCCCGGCGGAAGCGCGTTATTACAAGACCAAGGCCAAGAACGCCCAGGAGGCGCACGAGGCGATCCGGCCGACCAACATCACCCGCCGCCCCGACAGCCTGCGTCTCGAGAGCGACCTCCAGCGGCTGTATGAGCTGATCTGGAAGCGGATGGTCGCCTCCCAGATGGAGGCCGCGCGGCTGGACCGCACCACGGTCGAGGTCGAGACCCCCGACGGCCAGACCGGCCTGCGCGCCACCGGCCAGGTGGTCACTTTCGACGGCTTCCTGGCCGTCTACGAGGAGGGCCGCGACGAGAAGCAGAAGGGGGCCGAGTCCGAGGAGGACGACGACTCCACCCGCCTCCCGACGCTGAAAGAGGGTGCCCGGGCCAAGGTCGAGGCCATCCGCACCGACCAGCATTTCACCGAGCCCCCGCCCCGCTTCTCCGAGGCCACCCTGGTCAAGAAGCTGGAGGAGCTCGGCATCGGCCGCCCCTCGACCTATGCCTCCATCCTGACGACCCTGCGCGACCGCGAATACGTCCGCATGGACAAGAACCGCTTCATCCCCGAGGACAACGGCCGCCTGGTCACCGCCTTCCTGGAGCAGTTCTTCGGCCAGTGGGTCCAGTACGACTTCACCGCCGCCCTGGAGAACCAGCTGGACGAGGTTTCGGCCGGGGACATGGACTGGAAGGCGCTGCTGCGCGAGTTCTGGTCCAAGCTGAAGCCCGCGACGGCCGCCGTGCTGGAACGCCAGGGGGTGATCGATGAACTCGATACCGCCATCGGGCCCTTCCTGTTCCCCGACAAGGCCGACGGCTCCGACGCCCGCCTGTGCCCGCTGTGCAAGTCCGGCCGGCTGCATCTGAAGGCCAGCTTCAAGATGAAGTCGTCCTTCATCGGTTGCTCCAACTATCCGGAATGCCGCTACACGCGCGGCTTCGGCGCGGGCGAGAACGCGGGCGACGAGGCCGGCGGCGACCGCGATCTCGGCATCGACGAGGCCACCGGCCTGCCCGTATCGCTGAAGATCGGCCGCTTCGGTCCCTATGTGGAGACCGCGGTCCCCGGCGAGGAGAAGCCCAAACGCTCGTCCCTGCCCAAGGGCTGGAGTCCCGCCACCCTCACGCTGGAACAGGCGGTCCGCCTGCTGGCCCTGCCGCGTCCGGTCGGCGATCACCCGGAGGACGGCAAGCCGATCACCGCAGGTCTCGGCCGCTACGGCCCCTTCATCCTGCACGCCGGCACCTATGCCAATGTCGCGGACATCGACGAGGTGTTCGACATCGGCCTGAACCGCGCCGTGGTCCTGCTGGCCGAGAAGCGCGCGGGCAAGTTGGCCGGTCGCGGGGCGGCCGTCGCGCCGCTGAAGGACCTGGGGGCCCACCCCGAGAGCGGCGAGCCGGTCCACGTCATGGCCGGCCGCTTCGGGCCCTACGTCAAGTCCGGCAAGATCAACGCCACCCTGCCCAAGGGCTCCGCGCCCGAGGACATGACGATGGAGATCGCCGTGCCCCTGCTGGCCGCGCGCGCCCTGGTCGCCCCCAAGGCCAAGAAAGCCCCGGCGAAGAAGGCCGCGCCCGCCAAGAAGGCTTCGGCCGCCAAGGCGCCGGCCGCCAAGAAGCCCGCGGCGAAGAAGCCCGCGGCCAAGAAGGCCGCGAAGGCCTGA